A genomic segment from Diceros bicornis minor isolate mBicDic1 chromosome 5, mDicBic1.mat.cur, whole genome shotgun sequence encodes:
- the CFL2 gene encoding cofilin-2 isoform X1: MASGVTVNDEVIKVFNDMKVRKSSTQEEIKKRKKAVLFCLSDDKRQIIVEEAKQILVGDIGDTVEDPYTSFVKLLPLNDCRYALYDATYETKESKKEDLVFIFWAPESAPLKSKMIYASSKDAIKKKFTGIKHEWQVNGLDDIKDRSTLGEKLGGNVVVSLEGKPL, encoded by the exons ATG gCTTCTGGAGTTACAGTGAATGATGAAGTCATCAAAGTTTTTAATGATATGAAAGTAAGGAAATCTTCTACACAAGAGGagatcaaaaaaagaaagaaagcagttcTCTTCTGTTTAAGCGATGACAAAAGACAAATAATTGTAGAGGAAGCAAAGCAGATCTTGGTGGGTGACATTGGTGATACTGTAGAGGACCCCTACACATCTTTTGTGAAGTTGCTACCTCTGAATGATTGCCGATATGCTTTGTACGATGCCACATACGAAACAAAAGAGTCTAAGAAAGAAGACCTAGTATTTATATTCTG ggCTCCTGAAAGTGCACCTTTAAAAAGCAAGATGATTTATGCTAGCTCTAAAGAtgccattaaaaagaaatttacag gTATTAAACATGAGTGGCAAGTTAATGGCTTGGATGATATAAAGGACCGTTCGACACTTGGAGAGAAATTGGGAGGCAACGTAGTAGTTTCACTTGAAGGAAAACCCTTATAA